Genomic segment of Veillonellales bacterium:
ATAATCGTACCGGCGTACCGCTGATTGAAATTGTTTCCGAGCCGGATATGGGTTCACCGGAAGAAGCGAAAGCTTATTTGGAAAAATTAAAAGCCATTTTGCAGTACCTGGATGTGTCGGACTGTAAGATGGAAGAAGGCAGTTTACGCTGTGATGCCAATATCTCTCTTCGCCCTCAAGGTGCCGCGGAATTTGGAACGAAGACGGAAATCAAAAATTTGAATTCATTTCGTTCGGTCCAGCGGGGACTGGAATACGAGGTGGCCCGCCAGGAAGAAGTGCTGAATGACGGCGGCAGGATAGTCCAGGAGACCCTGTCCTGGGACGAAACCCAGGGAATAACCGAGTCCCTCCGCAGCAAAGAACAGGCTCATGATTATCGCTATTTTCCGGAGCCTGATTTGGTGCCGATTATTGTTGACTCTGCGGAAGTAGAGCGGCTTCAGGCCAGTCTGCCTGAAATGCCGGATGCACGGAAACAAAGATTAATAAATGATTACGGTTTATCTGATTATGATGCGGATATTATTACTGCCAGTAAAGCCATGGCCGATTATTTTGACGGAGCGATAGCTCAGAAGGCCGATGCTAAAGCAGTGACCAATTGGCTGATGGGGGAAGTTTCAAAGCATTTGAATACTGCCGGCCTGGAAATGAAGGATTGTCCGGTTACACCGGCAAAGCTGGCCGGCATGATCGGACTGATTGACAAAGGCACTATTTCCAATAAGATTGCCAAAACGGTATTTGAAGAAATGTGGACCAGCGGCAAGGACGCCTCAACTATTGTAAAAGAAAAAGGCATGGTGCAGATTAGTGACGCCGGTGAAATTGAAGCAATCGTGGCTGCAGTAATTGCTGCCAATCCCCAATCTGTTGCCGATTTTAAATCAGGCAAAGAAAAGGCTCTTGGTTTTCTGGTAGGGCAAATTATGAAACAGACCAAAGGCCGTGCCAATCCCGAACTGGTGAATAAAATGCTGCGGCAGCGGCTGTAAAAACAGCAAGTAACGGATATTCCTATAATTACCGCAGGACGCGAACCAATCGCGTCCTGCTTTTTTGCATGAATTACTTTCAGCCCGCACATAATGGTAACGATACGCTTAAAATGAGGTGCTGCCTAATGTTGTCAGCTCGTGTTACCTGGAATCTAAAGACAGTATTCACTATATACATTTTGCGGCTGGCTGTCGGTTTGATTCTGGTGAGGCTGCTGTATCCGCTTCTGTTTGTTGCTCATTCAGCCGTTATCGAAATCACGGACCGCCTGGTGATGATAGGATTAGTTTGGCTGGTAATTCGGCAGTCCCGGGGCAACTTCAGCGAATTGGGTGTATCCTGGGATCATCTATTCGCCAATACACTGAAAGGCATTGGCGCCGGGGTGTTTTTGCTGGCAATTAGCGTATTCAGTGAGCGATTGTATACCACCGTCTTATTTTTATCTCCCAGTCAGCATCCTCTGGTCGCTCAGGTGGAACAGGCATCATCCTGGGAACAATTGCTATCGCCCCTGTTTTTAGCCGGAGTGGCTGCGCCTGTAGCGGAAGAAACATTTTACCGGTTATTTACCTTTTTGCCGTTTAAAGAAAAATGGGGGTTATGGAGCGGTGCTGTTGCCAGTGCTGCGATTTTTGCATTGATGCATTTTAATCTCTATTGGCTGGCAGAGA
This window contains:
- the gatB gene encoding Asp-tRNA(Asn)/Glu-tRNA(Gln) amidotransferase subunit GatB; translated protein: MNYETVIGLEVHSELKTKSKIFCGCSTQFGSEQNTNVCPVCLGLPGVLPVVNKKVVEFAVKTGLALNCEILPFSKFDRKNYYYPDLPKNFQTSQYDLPIAVNGHLDIEVNGQKKRIGITRVHMEEDAGKLVHDGSITTSDYSLVDYNRTGVPLIEIVSEPDMGSPEEAKAYLEKLKAILQYLDVSDCKMEEGSLRCDANISLRPQGAAEFGTKTEIKNLNSFRSVQRGLEYEVARQEEVLNDGGRIVQETLSWDETQGITESLRSKEQAHDYRYFPEPDLVPIIVDSAEVERLQASLPEMPDARKQRLINDYGLSDYDADIITASKAMADYFDGAIAQKADAKAVTNWLMGEVSKHLNTAGLEMKDCPVTPAKLAGMIGLIDKGTISNKIAKTVFEEMWTSGKDASTIVKEKGMVQISDAGEIEAIVAAVIAANPQSVADFKSGKEKALGFLVGQIMKQTKGRANPELVNKMLRQRL
- a CDS encoding type II CAAX endopeptidase family protein — encoded protein: MLSARVTWNLKTVFTIYILRLAVGLILVRLLYPLLFVAHSAVIEITDRLVMIGLVWLVIRQSRGNFSELGVSWDHLFANTLKGIGAGVFLLAISVFSERLYTTVLFLSPSQHPLVAQVEQASSWEQLLSPLFLAGVAAPVAEETFYRLFTFLPFKEKWGLWSGAVASAAIFALMHFNLYWLAEMIVVGVGLALLYYQTGSLLSAVVAHSVINSTKLLLLFYGISLT